One window of Garciella nitratireducens DSM 15102 genomic DNA carries:
- a CDS encoding M24 family metallopeptidase, which yields MNVKKLNRILESMKNHNIPQMIISDPTSIFYLTGKWIIPGERLLALYLNINGNHKIIINELFPQEEDLGIEIVWYNDIQDGVEILSKFIEKDKAIGIDKTWPSKFLLRLQELGGGSKFVNGSLIVDYVRMIKDEEEIALLKESSRRNDLVMEELIPWVGRGFTEKELNAKVREIYKKYGINQVSFDPITAYGKGAADPHHITDDSKGKYGDCVVLDIGGIYKNYASDMTRTVFIGEISERQKEIYDIVLQANLRGIAAAKPGNRMCDVDLAARGYIEEKGYGKYFTHRTGHSCGLEDHEFGDVSSINKDIIKPGQCFSIEPGIYLPQEEIGIRIEDLVIITENGCDVLNQYTKDIIIVPEDK from the coding sequence ATGAATGTAAAAAAATTAAATAGAATACTAGAATCAATGAAAAATCATAATATTCCACAAATGATCATTTCTGATCCTACATCTATTTTCTATTTAACAGGAAAATGGATTATTCCGGGAGAAAGATTATTGGCATTGTATTTAAATATTAATGGAAATCATAAAATTATTATCAATGAATTGTTTCCACAGGAGGAGGATCTAGGCATAGAAATTGTATGGTATAACGATATTCAGGATGGAGTTGAGATTTTATCTAAATTTATAGAAAAAGATAAAGCGATAGGAATTGATAAGACATGGCCTTCTAAATTTTTGTTAAGATTGCAGGAACTTGGTGGAGGAAGTAAATTTGTAAATGGTTCTTTAATTGTTGATTATGTAAGGATGATTAAAGACGAAGAAGAAATAGCCCTTTTAAAGGAATCTTCAAGGCGGAATGATCTTGTAATGGAGGAATTGATTCCTTGGGTAGGAAGAGGTTTCACCGAAAAAGAATTAAATGCTAAGGTAAGAGAAATTTATAAAAAATATGGAATTAATCAAGTATCTTTTGATCCAATTACGGCATATGGGAAAGGAGCAGCAGATCCACACCATATAACAGATGATTCAAAAGGAAAATATGGAGATTGTGTTGTTCTTGATATTGGAGGAATCTATAAAAATTATGCATCAGATATGACAAGAACTGTATTTATTGGTGAAATTTCTGAAAGACAGAAAGAAATCTATGATATTGTTCTACAAGCAAATTTAAGAGGAATTGCAGCTGCAAAGCCTGGAAATAGAATGTGTGATGTAGATTTGGCTGCAAGAGGTTATATTGAAGAAAAAGGATATGGAAAATATTTCACACATAGAACAGGACACTCTTGTGGGTTAGAAGATCACGAGTTTGGCGATGTTTCTTCTATAAATAAAGATATCATTAAGCCAGGGCAATGCTTTTCTATTGAACCAGGGATTTATCTTCCACAAGAAGAAATAGGAATTCGTATTGAAGATCTAGTCATTATCACTGAAAATGGTTGTGATGTATTGAATCAATATACAAAAGATATAATTATTGTTCCTGAAGACAAATAG
- the pxpB gene encoding 5-oxoprolinase subunit PxpB: protein MYDKIKYLQAGDQAVNIEFGNEISEEINRKIRAMTLTIEKEKIEGIVEVVPTYRSLMIHYNPLKVEYKRLINKLKELESNLENIDLPAPEVIEIPTLYGGEYGPDIEKVASYNELSIEEVIQIHSSKEYLIYMLGFTPGFSYLGGMDQRIATPRLSSPRTKIPGGSVGIAGKQTGIYPIDSPGGWQLIGRTPLKLFDPQSKNPILLKAGNYVVFKPIGKEEYERIKNQVERRTYCCHCYSKKDWGDFHGKN, encoded by the coding sequence ATGTATGATAAAATAAAATATCTCCAAGCAGGAGATCAGGCTGTTAATATAGAGTTTGGAAATGAGATTTCTGAAGAAATTAATAGAAAAATTAGAGCAATGACTTTGACAATAGAAAAAGAAAAAATAGAGGGAATTGTTGAAGTAGTTCCTACATATCGTTCATTAATGATTCATTATAATCCATTAAAGGTAGAATATAAGAGATTAATTAATAAATTGAAAGAATTAGAATCTAATTTAGAAAATATTGATTTACCTGCTCCTGAAGTAATCGAAATTCCAACGTTATATGGTGGAGAGTATGGACCAGATATAGAGAAGGTTGCTAGTTACAATGAACTTTCTATAGAAGAAGTTATTCAAATTCACAGTTCTAAAGAATATTTGATTTACATGTTAGGATTTACTCCAGGATTTTCTTATTTAGGAGGAATGGATCAAAGAATTGCTACTCCTAGACTTTCATCTCCTAGGACAAAAATACCTGGAGGGTCAGTAGGAATTGCAGGAAAACAAACGGGAATTTATCCTATAGATAGCCCGGGAGGTTGGCAATTAATTGGAAGAACTCCTCTAAAATTATTTGATCCCCAATCTAAAAATCCCATTTTATTAAAAGCTGGAAATTATGTAGTTTTTAAACCTATTGGAAAAGAAGAATATGAAAGAATTAAGAATCAAGTAGAAAGGAGAACTTATTGTTGCCATTGCTATTCTAAAAAAGATTGGGGGGATTTTCATGGGAAAAATTAA
- a CDS encoding aminopeptidase P family protein: MGENKKDIISKLRMIMEKEGLDAYIIPSSDNHQSEYVGEFFKAIAYVSGFTGEAGTIVITKDEAGLWTDGRFFLQAEYQLKGSGIKLFKMGIPNVPTILEYLETKIPNNGKIGFDGRLISMKEGEELVCRLANKNIMVEHHYDLVSAVWKNRPKLSNKPVFILEEKYCGESRTSKLHRVRDVMKQVGANYHIIMTLDDIAWLLNIRGSDIMYSPLVLCYAVISMERVYLFIEESRLDIKVKEDLTKDGIVLMPYNDIYNYVKGFENQDKILIDPDRINYALYKDIPTYTEKIQKENPTVLFKSIKNSVELANLEKAHIKDGVAITKFMYWLKTNIGKIKITEMSASEKLEEFRKMQDNYLWQSFEPICAFKEHAAMMHYTSTPETDVELKEGYFFLTDTGGNYLEGSTDITRTIAIGEVSKELKYHFTTVLRGMINLARAKFLYGCKGYNLDVLAREPIWNLDMDYKCGTGHGVGYLLNIHEGPSGFRWYVVPSKHETHTLEENMVLTDEPGIYIDGSHGIRLENELVVKKGVKNDFGQFMHFNVLTYAPIDLDGIALEYLNYDEKLYLNNYHKLVYQKLSSYLTDEERDWLKRYTREI, encoded by the coding sequence ATGGGTGAAAATAAAAAAGATATAATTTCAAAACTAAGAATGATTATGGAAAAAGAAGGTTTGGATGCTTACATTATTCCATCTTCAGATAATCATCAAAGTGAGTATGTAGGAGAATTTTTTAAGGCAATAGCCTATGTATCAGGTTTCACTGGTGAGGCTGGAACAATTGTCATTACAAAGGATGAAGCAGGACTTTGGACTGATGGTAGATTTTTTTTACAGGCCGAGTATCAGCTTAAAGGAAGTGGAATTAAACTTTTTAAAATGGGTATCCCAAATGTACCTACTATATTAGAATATTTAGAAACTAAAATCCCTAATAATGGGAAAATAGGATTTGACGGGCGCCTTATTAGTATGAAAGAAGGAGAAGAGTTAGTTTGTCGACTTGCTAATAAGAATATAATGGTTGAGCATCATTACGATCTTGTCAGTGCAGTTTGGAAAAATCGTCCTAAATTATCGAATAAACCTGTTTTTATTCTTGAAGAAAAATATTGTGGTGAAAGTAGAACATCAAAATTACATAGGGTAAGAGATGTTATGAAACAAGTTGGGGCTAATTATCATATTATTATGACCTTAGATGATATTGCATGGCTGCTTAATATACGTGGAAGTGATATTATGTATTCTCCACTGGTGCTTTGTTATGCAGTTATTTCCATGGAGAGAGTGTACTTGTTTATTGAAGAAAGTCGACTTGATATTAAAGTTAAGGAAGATCTAACTAAGGATGGTATAGTATTAATGCCTTATAATGATATTTATAATTACGTTAAAGGTTTTGAGAATCAAGATAAAATACTCATAGACCCAGATCGTATCAATTATGCTTTATATAAAGATATTCCAACTTATACAGAAAAAATACAAAAAGAAAATCCTACTGTTTTATTTAAATCTATTAAAAATTCTGTGGAACTTGCTAATTTAGAAAAAGCTCACATTAAAGATGGAGTTGCTATTACAAAGTTTATGTATTGGTTAAAAACAAATATAGGAAAAATAAAAATTACAGAAATGAGTGCTTCTGAAAAGTTAGAAGAGTTTAGAAAAATGCAGGATAATTATTTATGGCAAAGCTTTGAGCCAATTTGTGCTTTCAAGGAACATGCTGCTATGATGCATTATACTTCTACACCAGAAACAGATGTAGAACTGAAAGAAGGATATTTCTTTTTAACGGATACTGGTGGAAATTATCTTGAAGGTTCAACGGATATTACAAGAACAATTGCTATTGGTGAAGTGAGCAAAGAACTTAAATATCATTTTACAACGGTGCTCAGAGGTATGATTAATTTAGCACGCGCTAAATTTTTATATGGATGTAAAGGATATAATTTAGATGTATTAGCTAGGGAACCTATATGGAATTTAGATATGGATTATAAATGTGGAACTGGTCATGGTGTTGGATATTTGCTAAATATACATGAAGGACCTAGTGGGTTTCGGTGGTATGTTGTACCATCCAAACATGAAACTCATACATTAGAAGAGAACATGGTTCTGACCGATGAGCCAGGTATTTATATAGATGGATCTCATGGTATTCGTTTAGAAAATGAACTTGTGGTTAAAAAGGGTGTTAAAAATGATTTTGGGCAATTTATGCACTTTAATGTCCTAACATATGCTCCAATTGATTTGGATGGCATAGCCCTAGAATATCTTAATTATGATGAAAAGTTATATTTAAATAATTATCATAAATTAGTGTATCAAAAATTATCTTCTTACTTAACTGATGAAGAGAGGGATTGGTTAAAGAGGTATACAAGAGAAATTTAG
- a CDS encoding NRAMP family divalent metal transporter has protein sequence MEHIKDKKSNIIVLMGAAFLMATSAIGPGFLTQTATFTEQFQANFGFVILVSIILTIGVQLNIWRIIGVSGMRGQDIANKVLPGLGYFIAALVALGGLVFNTGNVGGVALGLNVMLGLDTTIATILGGILGICVFLSKNAKAIIDKLTNILGIIMIILAGIVAISSHPPMGEVISKSFVPDDIKKLIFPIITLVGGTVGGYITFSGGHRLIDAGITGKENLGEINKSAGMGIGVASLMRIFFFLAILGVVSKGTSLDPKNPAADAFLYAAGPIGYKIFGVVLFSAGISSVIGAAYTSVSFLKTLNKTIEKYENNFIIAFIALSTLIMTFIGQPAMLLVLAGSVNGLILPITLGTILIASRRKEIVGDYKHPIWLIIFGILIVVITAYSGLSSLTQITTLF, from the coding sequence ATGGAACATATAAAAGATAAAAAATCGAATATCATAGTATTAATGGGAGCTGCTTTTCTTATGGCTACCTCAGCCATTGGCCCAGGATTTTTAACACAAACAGCTACTTTTACAGAGCAGTTTCAAGCTAATTTTGGATTTGTGATTCTCGTCTCTATTATATTGACCATAGGCGTACAATTAAATATTTGGAGAATTATCGGAGTTTCAGGGATGAGAGGACAAGATATTGCAAATAAGGTATTGCCTGGATTAGGTTATTTTATAGCAGCTTTAGTCGCTTTAGGAGGGCTAGTATTTAATACGGGAAATGTTGGTGGAGTAGCCTTGGGGTTAAATGTTATGTTGGGTTTAGATACTACAATAGCTACTATATTAGGAGGAATACTGGGGATTTGTGTTTTTTTATCTAAAAATGCAAAGGCTATAATAGATAAATTAACTAATATTTTAGGAATTATTATGATTATTTTAGCAGGAATTGTAGCAATTTCAAGTCATCCACCTATGGGGGAGGTAATTTCGAAAAGCTTCGTTCCTGATGATATTAAGAAATTAATCTTTCCTATTATTACTTTAGTAGGAGGAACAGTAGGGGGATATATTACTTTTTCTGGAGGACATCGTTTAATCGATGCAGGAATTACTGGAAAGGAAAATCTAGGAGAAATAAATAAAAGCGCGGGAATGGGAATTGGAGTAGCTTCTTTAATGAGAATTTTTTTCTTTTTAGCAATTTTAGGTGTTGTTTCAAAAGGAACTTCTCTAGATCCTAAGAATCCAGCAGCAGATGCATTTTTATATGCGGCTGGTCCTATTGGATATAAAATTTTTGGAGTGGTTTTATTCTCTGCTGGTATTAGTTCTGTTATCGGTGCTGCTTACACATCAGTATCCTTTTTAAAAACATTAAATAAAACCATTGAAAAATATGAAAATAATTTTATTATTGCATTCATTGCTTTATCTACTTTAATTATGACATTCATTGGGCAACCTGCTATGCTATTAGTTTTAGCTGGTTCTGTAAATGGTCTTATATTACCAATTACTTTAGGAACGATTTTGATTGCGTCTAGAAGGAAAGAAATTGTAGGAGATTATAAACACCCTATCTGGTTAATTATATTTGGAATATTAATTGTGGTTATTACTGCTTACTCTGGTTTATCTTCCTTAACTCAAATTACAACATTATTCTAA
- a CDS encoding APC family permease has translation MEKKNQQHYGLFTATTMIIGIVIGSGIFFKADDVLNYTGGSVLLGALVFCIGAFSIIFGSLTLTELSVRTKKSGGVIGYYEEFISRKIAAGFGWFQTFVYYPTIIVVVSWVAGVYTSTLFGMNASLEGQVFIGLIYMIFIYVINFLSLKLGGYFQNLTTVIKLIPLLGIAIIGFFWGDPNPKIPIGVKAISKSDVGFKWIAALAPIAFSFDGWIVAPSITDEVKNPKRTMPLALIIGPIVILSVYLLYFLGLNNMLGPEYVMSLGDNAVNKVGELLLGIHGDKIILIFIIIAVLGVVNGVTLGSLRMPQALASKNMIPGGEKIATIHPKFHLSIGSCLVSFIVTLIWMGIHYITQKTGVLGQSDISEISIVFSYICYIILYVKVFIMKKKGIVRSKFKGIICPILGILGSMIILIGGITSNPTYVPIFIGFCLAICIAGYLFYKNKNI, from the coding sequence ATGGAAAAAAAGAATCAACAACATTATGGACTATTTACAGCCACTACTATGATTATTGGAATTGTTATAGGTTCTGGTATATTTTTTAAGGCAGATGATGTATTAAATTATACTGGAGGAAGTGTGCTTTTAGGAGCATTGGTATTTTGTATTGGAGCATTTAGTATTATATTTGGAAGTTTAACTCTTACCGAGCTTTCCGTTCGAACCAAAAAAAGTGGTGGAGTTATTGGATATTATGAAGAGTTTATTTCAAGAAAAATAGCAGCTGGTTTTGGATGGTTTCAGACCTTTGTTTACTATCCAACAATTATTGTAGTAGTTTCTTGGGTGGCAGGTGTTTATACTTCTACCTTATTTGGAATGAATGCTAGTTTAGAGGGACAAGTATTTATCGGACTTATTTATATGATTTTTATTTATGTAATAAATTTTTTATCTCTGAAATTAGGAGGATATTTTCAAAATTTAACCACTGTTATAAAATTAATTCCTCTTTTGGGAATTGCGATTATTGGATTTTTCTGGGGAGATCCCAATCCTAAAATTCCTATAGGGGTAAAGGCTATTTCTAAAAGTGATGTAGGATTTAAGTGGATTGCAGCTTTAGCTCCTATTGCCTTTTCCTTTGATGGGTGGATTGTAGCACCTAGTATTACTGATGAAGTAAAAAATCCAAAAAGAACAATGCCATTAGCTTTAATTATTGGACCAATAGTTATTTTAAGTGTATATCTTCTTTATTTTTTAGGGCTAAATAATATGTTGGGTCCTGAATATGTTATGTCATTAGGAGATAATGCAGTAAACAAAGTAGGAGAATTACTACTAGGCATTCATGGAGATAAGATTATTTTGATCTTTATTATTATTGCTGTTTTAGGAGTAGTAAACGGAGTGACTTTAGGTAGTTTAAGAATGCCCCAGGCTCTTGCTAGCAAAAATATGATTCCTGGTGGGGAAAAAATAGCTACCATTCATCCAAAGTTTCACTTATCCATTGGATCCTGTCTTGTTTCTTTTATAGTAACTTTAATATGGATGGGAATTCATTATATTACTCAAAAGACTGGAGTTTTAGGGCAAAGTGATATTAGTGAAATTTCTATTGTGTTTAGTTATATATGTTATATTATCTTATATGTGAAAGTATTTATAATGAAAAAGAAAGGTATTGTAAGGAGTAAGTTTAAAGGAATAATTTGTCCTATACTAGGGATATTAGGATCTATGATTATTTTAATAGGAGGAATTACATCCAATCCTACCTATGTTCCTATTTTTATTGGATTTTGTTTGGCAATATGTATAGCGGGTTATTTATTTTATAAAAATAAAAACATTTAA
- a CDS encoding peptide MFS transporter, with the protein MENTKRRPFGFYVCSLAFTLERFSFYSAKWLVAVFVTAKVVDGGLGLTAGDAAKMSANLVAFTYLAPLIGGIISDRIIGARYLVPIGMILIGAGYLVGWQASSALMINLMITLVAIGTGLFKCQTNAITGRLFNDPRQLDSAFSIQYSFVNIGSFIGTTIIGLLAGIKGYSFCFLICAIIMFINAAWFIFGWRFLGEAGKKPFKIDEHKEIKGKKQVEEKKPLTTIEKKRVAAIILVSFFSIIFWVFWYLAYMPVYFYWGGDNAAANWMIGNFQVPTAWFDSLNALACITLGPVLGALWAKLAKRPQGDLSMFKKTSLGMLLLGVSYVIFVVADITRGNNLASLAWIIAFGIVLSCGEMVFSPLGNSFISKFSPPRLLSRMMSVWTLAIFFAGKSYGWIYEFTLKFNFSTVYLIIAAIIILAGIILWSLDKKLNNLVINNEESDNQASIS; encoded by the coding sequence TTGGAAAATACAAAAAGAAGACCCTTTGGTTTTTATGTGTGTTCATTAGCTTTTACATTGGAAAGGTTTTCATTCTATTCTGCTAAATGGTTGGTTGCAGTATTTGTAACTGCTAAAGTAGTAGATGGTGGCCTTGGGCTTACTGCTGGAGATGCAGCAAAAATGTCTGCAAATTTAGTTGCTTTTACTTATCTTGCACCATTAATTGGAGGGATTATATCCGATCGTATTATAGGTGCTAGATATCTTGTGCCAATTGGAATGATTCTAATAGGAGCAGGTTATTTAGTGGGATGGCAGGCATCAAGTGCTTTAATGATTAATCTAATGATTACTCTGGTAGCTATTGGTACTGGATTATTCAAATGTCAGACGAATGCTATTACAGGTAGACTTTTTAATGATCCAAGGCAACTCGATTCTGCATTTTCTATTCAATACTCTTTTGTCAATATAGGTTCTTTTATTGGGACAACAATTATTGGATTGCTTGCAGGGATAAAAGGATATTCGTTTTGCTTTTTAATTTGTGCAATTATAATGTTTATTAATGCTGCATGGTTTATTTTTGGATGGAGATTTTTAGGAGAAGCTGGGAAAAAACCATTCAAAATTGATGAACATAAAGAGATAAAAGGCAAAAAACAAGTAGAAGAAAAGAAACCTCTTACAACCATAGAGAAGAAAAGAGTAGCTGCTATTATTTTGGTATCTTTCTTTTCTATAATATTTTGGGTATTTTGGTACCTAGCATACATGCCTGTATACTTTTATTGGGGTGGAGATAATGCAGCTGCTAATTGGATGATAGGAAATTTTCAGGTTCCAACAGCTTGGTTTGATTCATTAAATGCATTAGCATGTATTACTCTCGGACCAGTTCTTGGAGCATTATGGGCAAAATTAGCTAAAAGGCCTCAAGGAGATCTAAGTATGTTTAAGAAAACCTCTTTGGGAATGCTGCTATTAGGGGTATCTTATGTTATATTTGTAGTAGCTGATATTACAAGAGGAAACAATCTTGCATCTCTTGCTTGGATTATTGCATTTGGTATCGTGTTATCCTGTGGTGAAATGGTATTCTCACCTCTTGGAAACTCTTTTATTAGTAAATTTTCTCCACCTAGATTATTATCAAGAATGATGAGTGTTTGGACACTTGCGATTTTCTTTGCAGGAAAATCTTATGGATGGATATATGAATTTACATTAAAATTTAACTTTTCTACTGTATATCTTATAATAGCTGCTATTATTATTTTAGCTGGAATTATTCTTTGGAGTTTAGATAAAAAATTAAATAATCTAGTTATAAATAATGAGGAATCAGACAATCAGGCTAGCATCTCATAA
- a CDS encoding biotin-dependent carboxyltransferase family protein, giving the protein MGKIKIIQPGLMTTVQDLGRYGYQQFGVSVSGAMDSIATRLANILVGNREEEGLLEITMVGPEIEFLDSMIIAITGGDLQPIVNDQPIKMNRSVLINPGDCLRFQGIKKGCRSYIAFAGGVKVPVIMGSKSTFVRAKVGGYKGRALQSGDILDIGEPTNSLEYLVGREVKKDFYDYGSNPIEVRVILGPQDDAFTQEGMQTFFNGEYIVTNKFDRMGYTLEGEKIEHKEGADIISDGISMGAIQIPNQGTPIIMMADRQTTGGYTKIGNVITVDLPKIAQAKPGDKIFFRKSTLEQAHQLIKQQESKIQKWKQQLDTLKKEVISTRKFHLKINEIVYDVKVQELKNE; this is encoded by the coding sequence ATGGGAAAAATTAAGATAATTCAGCCAGGACTTATGACTACTGTACAAGATTTAGGAAGATATGGATATCAGCAATTTGGGGTATCGGTTTCTGGAGCTATGGATTCTATTGCTACAAGATTGGCAAATATTTTAGTGGGAAATAGAGAAGAGGAAGGGTTATTAGAAATTACTATGGTGGGGCCAGAAATAGAATTTTTAGATTCTATGATTATTGCAATTACTGGAGGAGATTTACAGCCGATAGTAAACGATCAACCTATTAAAATGAATAGGAGCGTATTAATAAATCCAGGAGATTGTTTAAGGTTTCAAGGAATAAAAAAAGGTTGTAGAAGTTATATTGCTTTTGCAGGAGGGGTAAAAGTACCTGTTATTATGGGTAGTAAATCTACTTTTGTTAGAGCGAAGGTAGGAGGATATAAAGGAAGAGCATTACAATCAGGAGATATTCTTGATATAGGGGAGCCTACTAATTCTTTAGAATATTTGGTGGGAAGAGAAGTTAAGAAAGATTTTTATGATTATGGGAGTAATCCTATAGAAGTGAGAGTGATATTAGGACCTCAAGATGATGCTTTTACTCAAGAGGGAATGCAAACATTTTTTAATGGAGAATATATTGTTACCAATAAATTTGATAGAATGGGATATACTTTGGAAGGAGAAAAAATTGAGCATAAAGAAGGGGCAGATATTATTTCTGATGGGATTTCAATGGGAGCGATACAGATACCGAATCAAGGAACTCCTATTATTATGATGGCAGACAGACAGACAACGGGAGGATATACAAAAATAGGAAATGTGATTACTGTGGATTTACCTAAGATAGCTCAAGCAAAGCCAGGAGATAAAATTTTTTTTAGAAAATCTACTTTAGAACAAGCACATCAATTGATAAAACAACAAGAGAGTAAAATTCAAAAATGGAAACAACAACTCGATACTTTGAAAAAAGAAGTTATTTCTACGAGAAAATTCCATTTAAAAATTAATGAGATTGTTTATGATGTAAAGGTACAAGAATTAAAAAATGAATAA
- the pepI gene encoding proline iminopeptidase — translation MKIMEGYMPYLEYKTYYRIVGECKGNKKPLVLLHGGPGSTHNYFEVLDKVAEDGRALIMYDQLGCGLSATPSRPDLWHAKTWIEELIQLRKYLGLDEIHLLGQSWGGMQTIQYACEYKPEGIKSYILSSTLPSAALWEKEQRRRIRYLPQKMQDAIAKAEKTNDYSSKEYKEAEAEFMFRYCASPVESDSPECLRREKISGTQAYIIAWGQNEFTPSGTLKDFDFLEEIQYIQEPCLIISGLVDLCSPLIAKTMYDRIPNSKWELFEFSRHMPFIEENEKYIKVLNKWLNEND, via the coding sequence ATGAAGATTATGGAAGGTTATATGCCGTATTTAGAATACAAAACTTATTATCGGATAGTAGGAGAATGTAAAGGAAATAAAAAACCTTTGGTTTTATTACATGGAGGTCCAGGGTCTACTCATAATTATTTTGAAGTACTTGATAAAGTAGCAGAAGACGGACGTGCACTTATTATGTATGACCAACTGGGATGTGGACTATCCGCAACACCTTCACGCCCTGATTTATGGCATGCAAAGACATGGATTGAGGAATTAATTCAACTACGCAAATATTTGGGATTAGATGAAATTCATCTATTAGGACAATCTTGGGGAGGAATGCAGACAATTCAATATGCTTGTGAATATAAACCAGAAGGAATTAAGAGTTATATATTATCTAGTACTTTACCATCTGCAGCATTATGGGAAAAAGAACAACGCAGAAGAATTAGATATCTTCCACAGAAAATGCAGGATGCCATTGCAAAAGCAGAGAAAACCAATGATTATTCGTCAAAAGAATATAAGGAAGCAGAAGCAGAATTTATGTTTCGTTATTGTGCAAGTCCCGTAGAATCAGATTCTCCGGAATGTTTAAGAAGAGAAAAAATTTCAGGAACACAAGCTTATATAATTGCATGGGGACAAAATGAATTTACTCCATCTGGTACATTAAAGGATTTTGATTTTTTAGAAGAAATTCAATATATTCAAGAGCCTTGTTTAATTATTAGTGGTTTAGTCGATCTTTGTTCTCCACTTATTGCAAAAACAATGTACGATAGGATTCCTAACTCAAAATGGGAATTATTTGAGTTTAGTCGTCATATGCCTTTTATAGAAGAAAATGAAAAATATATAAAAGTACTTAATAAGTGGTTAAATGAGAACGATTAA
- a CDS encoding LamB/YcsF family protein encodes MYQVDLNSDIGESFGNYKLGLDEEVIKHVSSVNVACGWHAGDPMVMQKTVELAVKEKVSLGAHPGYPDLIGFGRREMKVTFEEAKNYIKYQIGALWAFVQGKGIKLQHVKPHGAFYNMAAKDRELAMAIAQGIYEVDSDFILVGLAGSELTKAGKEVGLKVANEVFADRAYNPDGSLVSRKKEGAVIHDVKVAISRVLRMVKEGKVEAINGEDIFIQADTICVHGDNPQAVSFVNTIRNALQKEGIEVTSMGSFIK; translated from the coding sequence ATGTATCAAGTGGATTTAAACAGTGATATTGGAGAAAGTTTTGGAAATTATAAATTGGGGTTGGATGAAGAGGTAATAAAGCATGTTTCTTCTGTGAATGTCGCATGTGGATGGCATGCAGGAGACCCTATGGTAATGCAAAAGACAGTAGAGCTAGCAGTAAAAGAAAAAGTAAGTTTAGGGGCACATCCCGGATATCCTGATTTAATAGGATTTGGGAGAAGAGAGATGAAGGTAACTTTTGAGGAAGCAAAAAATTATATTAAGTATCAGATTGGTGCTTTATGGGCTTTTGTGCAAGGCAAAGGGATAAAACTACAGCATGTAAAACCACACGGGGCTTTTTATAATATGGCTGCGAAGGATAGAGAATTAGCGATGGCTATTGCTCAAGGAATTTATGAGGTAGATTCAGATTTCATCTTAGTGGGGCTTGCTGGTAGTGAACTTACAAAGGCTGGAAAAGAAGTAGGGCTTAAAGTAGCTAATGAAGTATTTGCTGATAGAGCTTATAATCCAGATGGTTCATTGGTTTCTCGTAAAAAAGAAGGAGCAGTGATTCATGATGTGAAGGTTGCCATTTCTAGGGTATTGAGAATGGTGAAAGAAGGTAAGGTAGAAGCTATCAATGGAGAGGATATTTTTATCCAAGCAGATACCATTTGTGTCCATGGGGATAATCCACAAGCAGTTTCTTTTGTAAATACTATAAGAAATGCTTTACAAAAAGAAGGAATTGAAGTTACTTCTATGGGAAGTTTTATCAAGTAA